From a region of the Alnus glutinosa chromosome 1, dhAlnGlut1.1, whole genome shotgun sequence genome:
- the LOC133856786 gene encoding auxin-responsive protein SAUR32 translates to MGIVGERHHLNFHIHIPNLLHHHHHGHHEKANSKELKDIPKGCLAILVGQGEEQRQRFVIPVIYINHPLFMHLLKEAEEEYGFDHKGPITIPCQVEEFRTVQGIIDKEKSTILHHHHHHHHHHHHHHHVWCFRA, encoded by the coding sequence ATGGGGATTGTTGGAGAAAGACACCACCTGAATTTCCACATCCATATTCCGAACCTgcttcatcatcatcaccacGGCCACCACGAGAAGGCGAATTCCAAGGAGCTGAAAGACATCCCCAAGGGTTGTCTGGCGATCTTGGTCGGTCAAGGTGAGGAGCAACGTCAAAGGTTTGTGATCCCTGTCATCTACATCAACCACCCGCTCTTCATGCACCTCTTGAAGGAAGCGGAGGAGGAGTACGGATTCGATCACAAGGGCCCCATCACCATCCCTTGCCAGGTGGAGGAGTTTCGCACCGTCCAGGGCATTATTGATAAAGAGAAGTCAACaatcctccaccaccaccatcatcaccaccaccaccaccaccaccatcatcaTGTGTGGTGCTTTAGggcttaa
- the LOC133861340 gene encoding uncharacterized protein LOC133861340, translated as MFFFPSLSLLESSFIAALLLLSLLSLCFIFHLRFKSRTLHQLQNFNSLWAVRFILVSFITFWALNELLRLSFFRHHVLLSLFTSPTLSNQANLCKIQAVLSLGFFEPAFLVTLLFLVNVSIKKKTPNGILVDVIPFVIITCSPVLIFQIIFVFFAPSSETQLPVFFTRSYVVLSKNGLDDADDNKLLCAYPLLNTIVFGAFGIGYSLCFFFSSWKAVSLVINKGLRVRIYRLAFTVLISLPVQILCLGLSVLWEPEEPAYGGVALVVFISAFLCAVVGEGILVISPIKDTLAAGGECCQWVPGDRSRRREEGQSPVGYGLV; from the coding sequence ATGTTTTTCTTTCCCTCATTGTCTCTCCTCGAATCCTCCTTCATAGCCGcgctcctcctcctctccctctTGTCGCTCTGCTTCATATTCCACCTCCGCTTCAAGTCACGCACCCTTCACCAATTACAAAACTTCAATTCTCTCTGGGCCGTCCGATTCATCCTGGTCTCCTTCATCACCTTCTGGGCGCTCAACGAGCTCCTCCGCCTATCCTTCTTCCGACACCATgtactcctctctctctttacCTCCCCAACCCTATCCAACCAAGCCAACCTCTGCAAGATACAGGCCGTCCTCTCATTAGGTTTCTTCGAGCCTGCTTTCTTGGTGACCCTACTTTTCCTCGTCAACGTTTCGATCAAGAAGAAAACCCCCAACGGCATCTTGGTCGACGTCATCCCTTTCGTCATCATCACATGCTCTCCCGTCTTAATCTTCCAGATAATCTTTGTGTTCTTTGCACCGTCGTCGGAGACACAGTTACCTGTCTTTTTCACTCGAAGCTACGTCGTTCTTTCCAAGAATGGTTTAGATGATGCTGATGATAACAAGCTTTTGTGTGCGTACCCTTTGTTGAATACTATTGTGTTTGGTGCTTTTGGGATTGGGTATTCCCTgtgcttcttcttttcttcttggaaGGCGGTGTCGCTTGTGATCAACAAGGGCCTGAGGGTTCGAATCTACAGGCTGGCTTTCACGGTTTTGATATCGTTGCCGGTGCAAATTTTGTGTCTTGGCTTGTCCGTGTTGTGGGAGCCTGAAGAGCCTGCCTATGGTGGCGTGGCACTCGTTGTGTTTATCAGTGCATTTTTGTGTGCCGTGGTGGGAGAGGGCATATTGGTAATTAGCCCGATCAAGGACACGTTGGCTGCCGGAGGAGAATGTTGCCAGTGGGTTCCCGGGGACCGATCACGGCGGCGGGAGGAGGGTCAGAGCCCGGTCGGATATGGACTTGTCTAG